The Prunus persica cultivar Lovell chromosome G7, Prunus_persica_NCBIv2, whole genome shotgun sequence genome has a segment encoding these proteins:
- the LOC109950356 gene encoding uncharacterized protein LOC109950356, protein MPIDKSWMQSGRSSEDYFAGVESFLNYAYNHVKPDDSKIFCPCSKCSNRYRHLRYEVHKHLLYNGIKLTYTTWYLHGEGEGEDEDNDESDESDSDNDGHDVASMEQDDDMHGLIEEGCPQDPNGDAHKFYKLLEEAEQPLYAGCESYSNLSFVVNLMHIKGIGTMSNKAFGMLLTLLKNAFPFCEKLPTTTNGAKKVISDLGLHYDKIDACNNDCIIYYKEHANATQCPTCKLSRWKRQGKGSKKKGKRVPWKVLRYFPLTPRLQRLFMSSKTAVDMRWHFKDRVKDGVLRHPADSEAWKSFNQIHESFGMEPRNVRLGLATDGFNPFGNMNLHYSIWPVLIYPYNLPPWMCMKEPYVFMTLLIPGPKGPCHDIDVYMRPLIDELRTLWEIGVETYDIYVKQNFQMRAALLWTINDYPAYAYMSGWSTSGKLACPYCASNTSHRRLSHGSKTCYLGHRRFLPSDHVWRNQGSQFDNTRERRLAPKRPSGDDVINELSELREITHGKDGKKHTIFGFGKDHNWKKHSIFFQLPYWKTLLVRHNLDVMHIEKNVFENVIGTMMSIDGKTKDSLNAHLDLQEMGIRQRYHPEEGDNGKLYFIPGDYTLSNDDNKALCQWLMELKVPDGYSGNLSRCVNASERNISGMKTHDCHVFLERLLPFMARDLLPKDVSEPLIELSYFFKELCAKVLREDDLNLLDNQIVLTLCKLEKIFPPAFFDIMIHLTCHLAWEAKVAGPVQFRWMYPVERYLHKLKTYVRNKAHPEGSIAEGVLGDECLIFCSRYLHRVETKFNKRDRNDDGGQPSYDTSPLSIFSTPGRAFGKGVLREMSIELHKAATHYVLQNCDEALPFVQEHKNILIQSSVDNVEESHRLQFSNWISKRVTELYNDGKVSKQMLSLARGPERRVTYYPGYYISGFRFHTLQRDENKKTQNSGIMVKGENQVDDVPWYGTLVDIVELRYTEGNRVVLFNCDWYDTARKGTGYKIDRYGIITVNTTRKLNTQEPFVLASQATQVFYVKGVKNKIWSFVVETNPRNAYEMTNDEIEPYQEAETQSQSMHAIQNDVEDNEID, encoded by the exons ATGCCTATTGATAAATCTTGGATGCAATCTGGAAGGTCTTCAGAAGATTATTTTGCAGGAGTTGAAAGTTTTCTCAATTATGCATACAACCATGTTAAGCCGGATGATTCTAAGATCTTTTGTCCTTGCTCTAAATGCAGTAATAGATATAGACATCTGAGGTATGAGGTACACAAGCATCTTCTTTATAACGGAATTAAACTAACTTATACTACATGGTATTTGCACGGTGAGGGTGAGGGTGAGGATGAGGATAATGATGAAAGTGATGAAAGTGACAGTGACAATGATGGACATGATGTGGCCAGTATGGAGCAAGACGATGATATGCATGGTTTAATAGAAGAAGGTTGTCCACAAGATCCAAATGGAGATGCGCACAAGTTTTACAAATTGTTAGAAGAGGCAGAACAACCATTGTACGCAGGTTGTGAGTCGTATTCTAATTTGTCTTTTGTTGTGAACCTGATGCATATAAAGGGTATCGGTACTATGAGCAACAAAGCATTTGGTATGTTGCTAACATTGTTGAAAAATGCATTTCCTTTTTGTGAGAAGTTACCTACAACCACCAACGGTGCAAAGAAAGTTATTTCAGATTTAGGTCTTCATTATGATAAAATAGATGCATGCAATAATGATTGCATCATTTATTATAAGGAGCATGCAAATGCAACGCAGTGTCCTACATGTAAGCTTTCGAGATGGAAGAGACAAGGAAAGGGTAGCAAAAAGAAAGGTAAAAGGGTTCCATGGAAGGTGCTTAGATATTTTCCACTCACACCAAGACTTCAAAGATTATTCATGTCATCCAAGACAGCTGTAGATATGAGGTGGCATTTTAAGGATCGTGTAAAAGATGGAGTGTTGAGGCATCCAGCAGATTCTGAGGCTTGGAAATCGTTTAATCAAATtcatgagtcatttggtatggAACCTCGAAATGTAAGACTTGGTTTGGCAACAGATGGATTTAACCCTTTTGGGAACATGAATTTGCACTATAGTATTTGGCCGGTTCTCATATATCCATATAATCTTCCTCCGTGGATGTGCATGAAAGAGCCTTATGTTTTCATGACTTTACTTATTCCTGGGCCCAAGGGTCCATGCCATGACATCGATGTATACATGAGACCATTGATAGATGAATTGCGAACATTGTGGGAAATTGGTGTTGAAACTTatgatatatatgtaaaacagAATTTTCAGATGAGAGCTGCACTTCTTTGGACTATAAATGATTATCCAGCATATGCATACATGTCAGGTTGGAGTACGTCTGGCAAATTGGCATGCCCATATTGTGCATCTAATACTTCGCATCGTCGGTTATCTCATGGGTCTAAGACATGTTATTTGGGTCATAGAAGATTTTTACCGTCTGACCACGTATGGCGTAATCAAGGAAGCCAATTCGATAATACAAGGGAAAGAAGACTTGCACCTAAGAGACCATCTGGTGATGATGTGATAAATGAACTTAGTGAATTAAGAGAAATAACACATGGCAAGGATGGGAAAAAGCATACAATATTTGGGTTTGGAAAAGATCATAATTGGAAAAAACATTCGATATTTTTCCAATTGCCGTACTGGAAAACACTTTTGGTGCGTCACAATTTAGATGTCATGCacattgagaaaaatgtatttgagAATGTGATTGGCACAATGATGAGCATTGATGGTAAAACAAAAGATTCTTTAAATGCTCATCTTGATCTTCAAGAAATGGGTATAAGACAGAGGTATCATCCAGAAGAAGGAGATAATGGTAAGCTCTATTTTATCCCAGGCGATTATACATTGTCAAATGATGATAACAAAGCTTTATGTCAATGGTTAATGGAGTTGAAAGTTCCAGATGGGTACTCTGGAAATTTATCTCGATGTGTGAATGCTTCAGAACGTAATATTTCTGGTATGAAAACTCACGATTGTCATGTGTTCTTAGAGAGATTACTTCCGTTTATGGCGCGAGATTTATTGCCCAAAGATGTAAGTGAGCCTTTAATTGAATTATCGTACTTTTTCAAGGAATTGTGTGCTAAAGTTTTAAGAGAAGATGACTTGAATCTTCTTGACAATCAAATTGTGCTAACTCTATGCAAGTTGGAAAAAATATTCCCTCCTGCCTTTTTTGACATCATGATTCACCTAACTTGCCACTTGGCATGGGAGGCAAAGGTGGCCGGTCCAGTACAATtcaggtggatgtatccggtGGAAAG GTATTTGCATAAACTAAAGACTTATGTTCGTAATAAGGCTCATCCAGAAGGGTCTATTGCCGAAGGTGTCTTGGGAGACGAGTGTTTAATATTTTGCTCTCGCTATTTGCATCGAGTTGAAACTAAGTTTAATAAAAGAGATAGAAACGATGATGGAGGTCAACCGTCATATGATACATCTCCGTTATCTATTTTCTCAACACCTGGTCGAGCTTTTGGGAAAGGTGTACTTAGAGAGATGAGCATTGAACTTCATAAGGCTGCCACTCATTATGTCCTGCAAAATTGTGATGAAGCTTTGCCATTTGTCCA AGAACATAAGAACATTCTAATCCAGTCTAGTGTTGATAATGTGGAGGAGTCACATAGGCTTCAATTTTCAAACTGGATTTCTAAAAGG GTCACAGAACTATACAACGATGGTAAAGTTAGTAAACAAATGCTTTCTTTGGCTCGAGGTCCTGAAAGGCGAGTAACTTATTATCCTGGTTATTATATTAGTGGTTTTAGATTTCATACATTGCAGCGTGATgagaataaaaaaacacaaaatagtGGAATTATGGTTAAGGGGGAGAATCAGGTTGACGATGTGCCTTGGTATGGAACCTTAGTAGATATTGTGGAGCTTCGTTACACAGAAGGAAATAGAGTTGTATTGTTCAATTGTGATTGGTATGACACAGCACGAAAAGGAACAGGTTACAAGATAGATCGTTATGGAATAATCACTGTTAATACAACACGCAAGCTAAATACTCAAGAGCCATTCGTATTAGCAAGTCAAGCAACCCAAGTTTTTTATGTGAAGggggttaaaaataaaatttggagTTTTGTAGTGGAAACAAATCCAAGAAATGCTTATGAGATGACTAATGATGAGATTGAGCCATACCAAGAAGCAGAGACTCAAAGTCAAAGCATGCATGCCATCCAAAATGATGTTGAAGACAAtgaaattgattga